Proteins from one Oscillatoria nigro-viridis PCC 7112 genomic window:
- a CDS encoding M20 family metallopeptidase yields MLARIQELAATLAPRLIEIRRHIHSHPELSGQEYQTAAYVAGVLASSGVRAIEGIGKTGVIGELKGNSSESRWLAIRTDMDALPIQERTNLEFASRNEGVMHACGHDIHTTVGLGAAMILSQLEEKLPGHVRFLFQPAEEIAQGAQWMIKDGAMQDVDGILGVHVFPTIPGGCIGIRHGALTAAADDLELIVIGESGHGARPHEAIDAIWIASQIITTLQQAISRTQNPLRPLVLTIGQINGGRAPNVIADRVKLLGTVRSLHPETHEKLPAWIEQIVSSVCATYGAKYELTYKRGVPGVQNDPKLTQLVESAALEALGRSRVQILPEPSLGAEDFSMYLQHAPGTMFRLGVGLTDKPNYPLHHPQFEVDEAAIVTGAVTLAYAAYQYWKQHQS; encoded by the coding sequence ATGCTTGCCCGCATCCAAGAATTAGCCGCCACCCTCGCCCCCCGCTTAATCGAAATTCGCCGCCACATCCACTCCCACCCCGAACTCAGCGGCCAAGAATATCAAACCGCCGCCTACGTAGCCGGAGTTCTCGCTTCCAGCGGAGTCCGGGCGATCGAAGGAATCGGCAAAACAGGAGTGATCGGCGAACTCAAAGGCAACAGCAGCGAGTCCCGGTGGCTGGCAATTCGCACCGATATGGACGCTTTGCCGATTCAAGAACGCACTAACTTAGAATTTGCCTCCCGCAACGAGGGAGTGATGCACGCCTGCGGCCACGACATCCACACCACAGTCGGTTTGGGCGCAGCCATGATATTGTCTCAGCTAGAGGAAAAATTGCCCGGTCACGTCCGCTTCTTGTTTCAGCCGGCGGAAGAGATTGCCCAAGGTGCTCAATGGATGATTAAAGATGGGGCGATGCAAGATGTTGACGGCATCCTCGGAGTGCACGTTTTCCCGACGATTCCCGGCGGTTGCATCGGTATCCGCCACGGGGCACTGACGGCCGCGGCAGATGACCTAGAATTGATTGTGATAGGCGAATCCGGCCACGGTGCGCGCCCCCACGAGGCGATCGACGCAATTTGGATTGCTTCTCAGATAATTACCACTTTGCAGCAGGCAATTAGCCGCACGCAAAATCCTTTGAGGCCGCTGGTTTTGACGATCGGGCAAATTAACGGCGGACGAGCGCCGAACGTAATTGCCGATCGAGTAAAATTATTGGGAACCGTGCGATCGCTGCATCCGGAAACCCACGAAAAACTGCCGGCTTGGATCGAACAAATTGTTTCCAGCGTTTGCGCGACTTACGGCGCCAAGTACGAACTCACCTACAAGCGCGGCGTGCCCGGAGTCCAAAACGACCCAAAACTCACGCAATTAGTCGAAAGTGCGGCTTTAGAAGCTTTAGGTCGATCGCGCGTCCAAATTTTACCAGAACCATCCCTCGGCGCGGAAGATTTTTCGATGTACTTACAACACGCACCGGGAACCATGTTTCGCTTAGGAGTGGGACTGACTGACAAACCGAACTATCCCCTCCATCACCCGCAATTTGAGGTTGATGAAGCGGCCATTGTCACCGGCGCTGTCACCTTGGCCTATGCCGCCTATCAATATTGGAAACAGCATCAAAGTTGA